One stretch of Amycolatopsis tolypomycina DNA includes these proteins:
- a CDS encoding NAD-glutamate dehydrogenase, giving the protein MSSTGVSSLPGTGADAEPEFGSPRSSASPEQIRDDLIDSAAGLAPEIGELIRLYYRHIPPEEIVGDEAVNLVGAVRSHLQLAKHRMPGRPAVRLLNPTVAEDGWAREATVVQVVTDDMPYLVDSIAAEFARDGVQVQRIVHPIVVVSRDLTGELLEVHPDADPAEPPANAAAESWMYIEIDFVTDRNRARELDNRLSSVLGDVREVVEDAEKMAQTACQLASELENDPPKLAKDEVAEGARLLRWLADGHFTFLGYRRYELVDNPHPDTDEPALRAVLASGLGVLRQDSLAARGLTAGPDTAASALAPTLLVLTQASAPSTVHRPVYPYYVGVKTFDAAGKVTGEHRFLGMFTTTALHENVLDIPVVCKRVREVIHRAGFPIESFSGQRMLEILQNWPRADLFSADTDSLYSTTTGAITLSDRRRLRLFLRRDPYGRFYSCLVYLPRDRYTTRSRLAMQEVLLEELEGTQLEYSARIGETVLAQVHFVVHTDPARRLEPDTLKIQDRLNDAVRTWDDRMVEAVLDERRERADGGVAVGIVGEESATEQGQRFAMVFPEGYKEDFTAEEALADLRSLDSLTDEGDLALSFYQPADAAPGERRFKLYLRGEGVTLSKVLPVLQAMGVEVVDERPYELHREDGGACWIYDFGLRVDQKMLDESDEHAVEELRGRFQDAFEAAWRGDAEVDGLNGLVLRAGLTWRQAAVLRAYSRYLRQAGSAFSQDYIQNTLLNHTQVATKLLRLFEARFDPQLSDADRESATDALASELNAMIDEVTSLDEDRILRRLMAVIRATLRTNYHVSAADGTPREYLSIKLDPAGVPDLPEPRPKFEIFVYSPRVEGVHLRFGEVARGGLRWSDRREDFRTEILGLVKAQAVKNAVIVPVGAKGGFVVKRPPAPSGDASIDRDAQLNEGIACYRMFISGLLDLTDNRIEGKTVPAPGVVRHDADDSYLVVAADKGTAKFSDIANEMSAKYGFWLGDAFASGGSVGYDHKAMGITAKGAWESVKRHFRELGKDTQTEDFTVVGIGDMMGDVFGNGMLLSEHIRLVAAFNHMHVFLDPNPDAATSFAERRRLFDLPRSSWDDYDRSLISEGGGIYPRTAKSIPISPQVHAALGLEEGVTALAPMDLIQAILLAPVELLWNGGIGTYVKAESESHQAAGDKANDAIRVDGKQLRVKVFGEGGNLGLTQLGRIEFARSGGKINTDALDNSAGVDCSDHEVNIKILLDHLVQTGKLEREQRNELLEEMTDEVGALVLKDNYRQNAVLGVSRAHAAPMLSVHARQVQALVSAGAFDRKLEALPTNSEFRELEKAGKGLTSPELATLLAHVKLELKDELLASDLPDSKVFAARLPEYFPTPLRERFGSAIGEHPLRRQIITTLIANEVVDGGGISFVYRLMEEMNATATDAVRAYAVVTRVFDLPSLWQEIDALDNVVSTDVANNMVLETRRLLDRAARWFLTNRPQPLAPLSEIKRFGRVLDKLVPKIGDLLRGREAESVQAHADELIEAGVPASLARRVSLLLHTYGLLDVTEVAELAEQQIGVDAVHSPAETAELYYALSAHLDIDSMLTEISKLERGNRWHALARLSLRDDVYGSLRAITLDALRHSDPGSSGDAKIAQWEKTNASRLQRARVALDEITKSGRLDLATLSVAARQIRSTVR; this is encoded by the coding sequence ATGAGCTCGACCGGAGTCTCGTCCCTACCCGGAACCGGAGCGGACGCCGAACCCGAATTCGGCAGCCCGCGCTCCTCGGCCAGCCCGGAGCAGATCAGGGACGACCTGATCGACTCCGCCGCCGGGCTGGCGCCGGAGATCGGTGAGCTCATCCGCCTCTACTACCGGCACATCCCGCCGGAGGAGATCGTCGGCGACGAGGCCGTCAACCTGGTCGGCGCCGTCCGCTCGCACCTGCAGCTGGCCAAGCACCGGATGCCCGGCCGCCCGGCCGTGCGGCTGCTGAACCCGACCGTCGCCGAAGACGGGTGGGCCCGCGAGGCCACCGTCGTGCAGGTCGTCACCGACGACATGCCGTACCTCGTCGACTCGATCGCCGCGGAATTCGCCCGCGACGGCGTGCAGGTGCAGCGCATAGTTCACCCGATCGTGGTGGTCAGCCGCGACCTCACCGGCGAGCTCCTCGAGGTCCACCCCGACGCGGACCCGGCCGAGCCGCCCGCGAACGCGGCCGCCGAGTCGTGGATGTACATCGAGATCGACTTCGTCACCGACCGCAACCGCGCCCGCGAACTCGACAACCGGCTCTCCAGCGTGCTCGGCGACGTCCGCGAGGTCGTCGAGGACGCCGAAAAGATGGCCCAGACGGCCTGCCAGCTGGCGAGCGAACTCGAGAACGACCCCCCGAAGCTGGCGAAGGACGAGGTCGCCGAAGGCGCGCGGCTGCTGCGCTGGCTGGCCGACGGCCACTTCACGTTCCTCGGCTACCGTCGCTACGAGCTGGTCGACAACCCCCACCCGGACACCGACGAGCCCGCCCTGCGCGCGGTCCTGGCCTCCGGCCTCGGCGTGCTGCGCCAGGACAGCCTCGCCGCCCGCGGCCTGACCGCCGGCCCGGACACCGCCGCCAGCGCCCTCGCGCCCACCCTCCTGGTGCTGACGCAGGCCAGCGCGCCCTCGACCGTGCACCGCCCGGTCTACCCGTACTACGTCGGCGTGAAGACCTTCGACGCCGCGGGCAAGGTCACCGGCGAGCACCGCTTCCTCGGCATGTTCACCACCACCGCGCTGCACGAGAACGTCCTCGACATCCCCGTCGTCTGCAAGCGGGTCCGCGAGGTCATCCACCGCGCCGGCTTCCCGATCGAGTCGTTCTCCGGCCAGCGGATGCTGGAGATCCTGCAGAACTGGCCGCGCGCCGACCTGTTCTCCGCCGACACCGACTCGCTGTACTCGACGACGACCGGCGCGATCACGCTCTCGGACCGCCGCCGGCTGCGCCTGTTCCTGCGCCGCGACCCGTACGGCCGCTTCTACTCCTGCCTCGTCTACCTCCCGCGCGACCGCTACACCACGCGCTCGCGGCTCGCGATGCAGGAAGTCCTGCTCGAAGAGCTCGAAGGCACCCAGCTCGAGTACAGCGCGCGGATCGGTGAGACGGTCCTGGCGCAGGTGCACTTCGTCGTCCACACCGACCCGGCGCGCCGCCTGGAACCGGACACGCTCAAGATCCAGGACCGGCTGAACGACGCCGTCCGCACCTGGGACGACCGGATGGTCGAGGCCGTCCTCGACGAACGCCGGGAGCGCGCCGACGGCGGGGTCGCGGTCGGGATCGTCGGCGAGGAGTCGGCCACCGAGCAGGGCCAGCGCTTCGCGATGGTCTTCCCCGAGGGCTACAAGGAGGACTTCACCGCCGAAGAGGCGCTGGCCGACCTCCGCTCGCTCGACTCGCTCACCGACGAAGGCGACCTCGCGCTGTCGTTCTACCAGCCCGCCGACGCCGCGCCGGGGGAGCGGCGCTTCAAGCTCTACCTGCGCGGCGAGGGCGTCACGCTCTCGAAGGTGCTCCCGGTGCTGCAGGCCATGGGCGTCGAGGTGGTCGACGAGCGGCCGTACGAGCTGCACCGCGAAGACGGTGGCGCGTGCTGGATCTACGACTTCGGCCTGCGCGTCGACCAGAAGATGCTCGACGAGTCCGACGAGCACGCCGTCGAAGAACTGCGCGGCCGGTTCCAGGACGCCTTCGAGGCCGCCTGGCGCGGCGACGCCGAGGTCGACGGCCTCAACGGCCTCGTGCTGCGGGCCGGCCTCACCTGGCGCCAGGCCGCCGTGCTGCGCGCCTACTCGCGCTACCTGCGCCAGGCCGGCAGCGCGTTCTCCCAGGACTACATCCAGAACACGCTGCTGAACCACACGCAGGTCGCCACCAAGCTCCTGCGGCTGTTCGAGGCGAGGTTCGACCCGCAGCTGTCCGACGCCGACCGCGAGTCCGCGACCGACGCGCTGGCGAGCGAGCTGAACGCGATGATCGACGAGGTCACCAGCCTCGACGAAGACCGGATCCTGCGGCGCCTGATGGCTGTCATCCGCGCCACGCTGCGCACGAACTACCACGTCAGCGCGGCCGACGGGACTCCCCGCGAGTACCTGTCGATCAAGCTCGACCCGGCCGGCGTGCCCGACCTGCCCGAGCCGCGGCCGAAGTTCGAGATCTTCGTCTACTCGCCGCGCGTCGAGGGCGTGCACCTGCGCTTCGGCGAGGTCGCGCGCGGTGGCCTGCGCTGGTCGGACCGCCGCGAGGACTTCCGCACCGAGATCCTCGGCCTGGTCAAGGCGCAGGCGGTGAAGAACGCGGTGATCGTGCCGGTCGGCGCGAAGGGCGGCTTCGTCGTGAAGCGCCCGCCGGCCCCGAGCGGCGACGCCAGCATCGACCGCGACGCCCAGCTCAACGAGGGCATCGCCTGCTACCGCATGTTCATCTCCGGCCTGCTCGACCTGACCGACAACCGGATCGAGGGCAAGACAGTGCCCGCGCCGGGCGTGGTCCGGCACGACGCCGACGACTCCTACCTGGTCGTCGCGGCCGACAAGGGCACCGCGAAGTTCTCCGACATCGCCAACGAGATGTCGGCGAAGTACGGCTTCTGGCTCGGCGACGCCTTCGCGTCCGGCGGTTCGGTCGGCTACGACCACAAGGCCATGGGCATCACCGCGAAGGGCGCCTGGGAGAGCGTCAAGCGGCACTTCCGCGAGCTGGGCAAGGACACCCAGACCGAGGACTTCACCGTCGTCGGCATCGGCGACATGATGGGCGACGTCTTCGGCAACGGCATGCTGCTGTCCGAGCACATCCGGCTGGTCGCGGCGTTCAACCACATGCACGTCTTCCTGGACCCGAACCCGGACGCGGCCACGTCGTTCGCGGAGCGGCGCCGGCTGTTCGACCTGCCGCGCAGCTCGTGGGACGACTACGACCGTTCGCTGATCAGCGAGGGCGGCGGCATCTACCCGCGCACGGCGAAGTCGATCCCGATCAGCCCGCAGGTCCACGCGGCGCTCGGCCTCGAGGAGGGCGTCACCGCGCTGGCGCCGATGGACCTGATCCAGGCGATCCTGCTGGCGCCGGTCGAGCTGCTGTGGAACGGCGGCATCGGCACCTACGTCAAGGCGGAGAGCGAGTCCCACCAGGCTGCCGGGGACAAGGCCAACGACGCCATCCGCGTCGACGGCAAGCAGCTGCGCGTCAAGGTCTTCGGCGAGGGCGGCAACCTCGGCCTGACCCAGCTGGGCCGGATCGAGTTCGCCCGCAGCGGCGGCAAGATCAACACCGACGCGCTCGACAACTCGGCCGGCGTCGACTGCTCCGACCACGAGGTCAACATCAAGATCCTGCTCGACCACCTCGTGCAGACCGGCAAGCTGGAGCGCGAGCAGCGCAACGAGCTGCTGGAGGAGATGACCGACGAGGTCGGCGCGCTGGTCCTCAAGGACAACTACCGGCAGAACGCCGTCCTCGGCGTCAGCCGGGCGCACGCCGCGCCGATGCTGTCGGTGCACGCGCGCCAGGTGCAGGCGCTGGTGTCCGCGGGGGCCTTCGACCGCAAGCTCGAAGCGCTGCCCACCAACTCGGAGTTCCGGGAGCTGGAGAAGGCGGGCAAGGGCCTCACCTCGCCGGAGCTGGCGACGCTGCTCGCGCACGTCAAGCTGGAGCTGAAGGACGAGCTGCTGGCCAGCGACCTGCCCGACTCGAAGGTGTTCGCGGCCCGGCTGCCCGAGTACTTCCCGACGCCGCTGCGCGAGCGGTTCGGCTCCGCGATCGGCGAACACCCGCTGCGCCGGCAGATCATCACCACGCTGATCGCCAACGAGGTGGTCGACGGCGGTGGCATCTCGTTCGTCTACCGGCTCATGGAGGAGATGAACGCGACGGCGACGGACGCGGTGCGCGCGTACGCGGTCGTCACGCGGGTGTTCGACCTGCCCTCGCTCTGGCAGGAGATCGACGCGCTCGACAACGTCGTGTCCACCGACGTCGCCAACAACATGGTGCTGGAGACGCGGCGGCTGCTCGACCGGGCCGCGCGCTGGTTCCTCACCAACCGGCCGCAGCCGCTGGCCCCGCTGTCGGAGATCAAGCGCTTCGGCCGGGTGCTCGACAAGCTCGTGCCGAAGATCGGCGACCTGCTGCGCGGCCGCGAGGCCGAGTCGGTGCAGGCGCACGCGGACGAGCTGATCGAAGCCGGGGTGCCGGCGAGCCTGGCCCGCCGGGTGTCGCTGCTGCTGCACACCTACGGCCTGCTCGACGTCACCGAGGTGGCCGAGCTCGCCGAGCAGCAGATCGGCGTGGACGCCGTGCACAGCCCGGCCGAGACGGCGGAGCTGTACTACGCGCTCTCGGCGCACCTGGACATCGACTCGATGCTCACCGAGATCAGCAAGCTCGAACGCGGCAACCGCTGGCACGCGCTCGCCCGGCTTTCGCTGCGCGACGACGTCTACGGTTCGCTGCGGGCGATCACGCTGGACGCGTTGCGGCACAGCGATCCCGGTTCGTCCGGCGACGCCAAGATCGCCCAGTGGGAGAAGACGAACGCCTCGAGGCTGCAGCGGGCGCGCGTCGCGCTCGACGAGATCACCAAGTCGGGCCGGCTCGACCTGGCGACGCTGTCGGTGGCGGCGCGCCAGATCCGGAGCACGGTGCGGTGA
- a CDS encoding sensor histidine kinase, protein MLLGGAGALAGRSGRFGGTGLTLVRDAVPRLVLVPVAFRLALFLQAVWSGGPLSAPVLWGAIALYLVPNLLEVAWVFRRATGIRPVLAADTAYTLVTSLAAAVFAAQSPELLTLAWPNIMGTVMVWTLLRGAPAGAVAIAGALLLRYGMAAVSGTSAPATWILLALVAAAVTALAIVLLVAGSVRFALGLGEQRGRAAERERHRRDVHDTVLQVMESLALPAPGDALDPRGSLDQVRRTARAHALRLRLSLDGDAPAEPGGLEHRLGALAVEMTADGLRVDLVVLAKPADVPEAVVNALHDATREALRNTLKHARTAKAVVCLEEREDVLTVSVRDHGTGFDLGARRAGFGIENSIHARMAEIDGDARIDSAPGHGTRVVLTAPLKLGFPVG, encoded by the coding sequence GTGCTGCTCGGCGGCGCGGGGGCGCTCGCCGGCCGGAGCGGGCGGTTCGGCGGGACGGGGCTGACGCTCGTGCGGGACGCCGTCCCGCGGCTCGTGCTGGTGCCCGTCGCCTTCCGGCTGGCGCTGTTCCTGCAGGCCGTCTGGTCCGGCGGTCCGCTGAGCGCGCCGGTGCTCTGGGGCGCGATCGCCCTCTACCTGGTGCCCAACCTGCTCGAAGTGGCCTGGGTCTTCCGCCGGGCCACCGGGATCCGGCCGGTGCTGGCCGCCGATACCGCGTACACGCTCGTGACGAGTCTCGCCGCGGCCGTGTTCGCGGCGCAGTCACCCGAGCTGCTCACGCTGGCCTGGCCGAACATCATGGGCACGGTCATGGTCTGGACCCTGCTGCGCGGCGCGCCCGCGGGGGCCGTCGCGATCGCCGGCGCGCTGCTCCTGCGGTACGGCATGGCCGCCGTCTCGGGCACGTCGGCGCCCGCCACGTGGATCCTGCTCGCCCTGGTCGCGGCCGCGGTGACGGCGCTGGCGATCGTGCTGCTCGTCGCCGGCTCCGTGCGGTTCGCGCTCGGCCTCGGCGAGCAGCGCGGCCGGGCCGCCGAGCGGGAACGGCACCGCCGCGACGTCCACGACACCGTCCTGCAGGTGATGGAGTCCCTCGCGTTGCCCGCACCCGGCGACGCGCTCGACCCGCGCGGCAGCCTCGACCAGGTCCGCCGCACCGCCCGCGCGCACGCCCTGCGCCTGCGGCTGAGCCTCGACGGCGACGCGCCCGCCGAGCCGGGCGGGCTCGAACACCGCCTCGGCGCGCTGGCGGTCGAGATGACGGCGGACGGCCTCCGCGTCGATCTCGTCGTGCTCGCGAAGCCGGCCGACGTCCCCGAAGCCGTCGTCAACGCTCTTCACGACGCAACCCGCGAAGCACTGCGAAACACCTTGAAACACGCGAGGACGGCGAAGGCCGTGGTGTGCCTCGAAGAGCGCGAAGACGTCCTGACGGTGTCCGTCCGCGACCACGGCACCGGCTTCGACCTCGGCGCGCGCCGCGCCGGCTTCGGCATCGAGAACTCGATCCACGCGCGGATGGCCGAAATCGACGGCGACGCCCGCATCGACTCGGCGCCCGGCCACGGCACCCGCGTCGTGCTGACCGCGCCGCTAAAGCTGGGTTTCCCCGTCGGGTGA
- the ettA gene encoding energy-dependent translational throttle protein EttA codes for MAEFIYTMKKVRKTVGDKVILDDVSTAFYPGAKIGVVGPNGAGKSTVLKIMAGIEQASNGEAFLQPGASVGILMQEPELNEEKTVRENVEEGLGEVKVKLDRYNEVLRLMETDYSEELLEEMGKLQEELDHADAWELDSTVEQAMDALRCPPPDEGVSHLSGGERRRVALCKLLLSAPDLLLLDEPTNHLDAESVLWLEQFLARYAGAVLAVTHDRYFLDNVAQWIMELDRGRVVGYEGNYSTYLEKKRERLEVQGKKDAKLAKRLKTELEWVRSNAKARQTKSRSRLDRYEEMAAEADKHRKLDFEEIQIPPGPRLGNVVVEVEKLQKGFDGRVLIDGLSFNLPRNGIVGVIGPNGVGKTTLFKTIVGLEEPDGGEVKIGETVKLSYVDQNRGGIDPKKTVWQVVSDELDYIHVGQTEMPSRAYVSAFGFKGPDQQKPAGVLSGGERNRLNLALTLKQGGNLILLDEPTNDLDVETLGSLENALEQFPGCAVVISHDRWFLDRVATHILAWEGTDEDPAKWFWFEGNFEGYEKNKVERMGAEAARPHRVTHRKLTRD; via the coding sequence ATGGCCGAGTTCATCTACACCATGAAGAAGGTGCGCAAGACCGTCGGGGACAAGGTCATCCTCGACGACGTCAGCACCGCGTTCTACCCCGGCGCCAAGATCGGCGTGGTCGGGCCGAACGGTGCCGGTAAGTCCACCGTTCTCAAGATCATGGCGGGGATCGAGCAGGCCAGCAACGGCGAAGCCTTCCTCCAGCCCGGCGCCTCCGTCGGCATCCTCATGCAGGAGCCGGAGCTCAACGAGGAGAAGACGGTCCGCGAGAACGTCGAAGAGGGCCTGGGCGAGGTCAAGGTCAAGCTCGACCGCTACAACGAGGTCCTCCGGCTGATGGAGACCGACTACAGCGAAGAGCTGCTCGAGGAGATGGGCAAGCTCCAGGAGGAGCTCGACCACGCCGACGCCTGGGAGCTCGACTCGACCGTCGAGCAGGCCATGGACGCGCTGCGCTGCCCGCCGCCGGACGAAGGCGTCTCCCACCTCTCCGGTGGTGAGCGCCGCCGGGTCGCGCTGTGCAAGCTGCTGCTGTCGGCGCCCGACCTGCTGCTGCTCGACGAGCCCACCAACCACCTGGACGCCGAGAGTGTCCTGTGGCTGGAGCAGTTCCTGGCCCGCTACGCCGGTGCCGTGCTGGCCGTCACCCACGACCGGTACTTCCTCGACAACGTGGCCCAGTGGATCATGGAGCTCGACCGCGGCCGCGTCGTCGGCTACGAGGGCAACTACTCGACGTACCTGGAGAAGAAGCGCGAGCGCCTCGAGGTCCAGGGCAAGAAGGACGCGAAGCTCGCGAAGCGCCTGAAGACCGAGCTCGAGTGGGTCCGGTCCAACGCCAAGGCGCGCCAGACCAAGTCGCGCTCGCGCCTCGACCGCTACGAGGAGATGGCGGCGGAGGCCGACAAGCACCGCAAGCTCGACTTCGAAGAGATCCAGATCCCCCCGGGCCCGCGGCTGGGCAACGTCGTGGTCGAGGTCGAGAAGCTGCAGAAGGGCTTCGACGGCCGCGTCCTCATCGACGGCCTGTCGTTCAACCTGCCGCGCAACGGCATCGTCGGCGTCATCGGCCCGAACGGCGTCGGCAAGACCACGCTGTTCAAGACCATCGTCGGGCTCGAGGAGCCGGACGGCGGCGAGGTCAAGATCGGCGAGACGGTCAAACTGTCCTATGTGGACCAGAACCGCGGCGGGATCGACCCGAAGAAGACCGTGTGGCAGGTCGTTTCCGACGAGCTGGACTACATCCACGTCGGGCAGACCGAAATGCCGTCGCGGGCGTACGTCAGCGCGTTCGGCTTCAAGGGCCCGGACCAGCAGAAGCCGGCGGGCGTGCTCTCCGGTGGTGAGCGCAACCGGCTCAACCTGGCGCTGACGCTCAAGCAGGGCGGGAACCTGATCCTGCTCGACGAGCCGACGAACGACCTGGACGTCGAGACGCTGGGCTCGCTGGAGAACGCGCTGGAGCAGTTCCCCGGCTGCGCCGTCGTGATCTCCCACGACCGGTGGTTCCTCGACCGGGTCGCGACGCACATCCTGGCCTGGGAAGGCACCGACGAAGACCCGGCCAAGTGGTTCTGGTTCGAAGGCAACTTCGAAGGGTACGAGAAGAACAAGGTGGAGCGGATGGGCGCCGAGGCTGCCCGCCCGCACCGTGTCACCCACCGCAAGCTGACCCGCGACTGA
- a CDS encoding cytochrome c oxidase assembly protein produces MSATKSDVPTQRRASVLPLLVVGVLLAAVVAIGLIALTGGAGYAIAGLPDPGLVTKYGITVMRVLAESASVICVGALLLAAFLVPPQKSGTLGPEGYGALRAAGIAAWVWFAAALLSVAFTAADTAGKPFGEVLDPQTLLDLVGAIEQPKAWLWTALIAVLVALGCRLALSWGWTAVLFFAAVGGMVPVAVTGHSASGGSHDVATNSLLFHLVAAALWVGGLVALLALGYRRGGHLSLAAQRFSKLALVCWIVMALSGAVNALVRIGLNDLFTTDYGLLVVAKTVALLLLGVFGHQQREKGVANLKDGTDGRGGAQLLRLASVEILIMFVTIGIASGLARTPPPADAVTQPSTTELLIGYDLDGAPTVWRLLFDTRFDLVYGTLALVLGGLYLAGVRRLLRRGDTWPVGRTIAWIAGCVVLLMATSSGIGRYAPAMFSVHMGNHMLLSMVAPVLFVLGGPVTLALRALPAAGKDAPPGPREWLVAFVHSPVSRFLTHPVVALLLFVGSFYALYFSGLFDNALQYHWAHLAMNAHFLLAGYVFYWPVIGVDPSPRRIPYLGRLGMMFAAMPFHAFFGVILMSKQTVIGQAFYSQLHLPWVTDLLADQRLGGGIAWAAGEVPVLLVLIALLVQWSRQDEREAKRRDRREAATGDEELNAYNAMLKNLADGKRPSGSS; encoded by the coding sequence GTGTCCGCCACGAAATCCGACGTCCCCACCCAGCGCCGGGCCAGTGTGCTGCCCCTGCTCGTCGTCGGCGTCCTGCTGGCCGCCGTGGTCGCGATCGGCCTGATCGCGCTGACCGGCGGCGCCGGCTACGCCATCGCCGGCCTGCCCGACCCTGGGCTGGTCACCAAGTACGGCATCACCGTCATGCGCGTGCTGGCCGAAAGCGCGTCGGTGATCTGCGTCGGGGCGCTGCTGCTGGCCGCCTTCCTGGTGCCGCCACAGAAGTCGGGGACGCTCGGGCCCGAGGGCTACGGCGCCCTGCGCGCGGCGGGGATCGCCGCCTGGGTGTGGTTCGCCGCGGCCCTGCTGTCGGTCGCCTTCACCGCCGCCGACACCGCGGGGAAGCCGTTCGGCGAGGTCTTGGACCCGCAGACCCTGCTCGACCTCGTCGGCGCCATCGAACAGCCCAAGGCGTGGCTGTGGACGGCGCTGATCGCGGTCCTCGTCGCGCTCGGCTGCCGGCTCGCGCTGTCCTGGGGCTGGACGGCGGTGCTGTTCTTCGCGGCCGTCGGCGGCATGGTCCCGGTCGCCGTCACCGGGCACTCCGCCAGCGGCGGCTCGCACGACGTCGCCACCAACAGCCTGCTGTTCCACCTGGTCGCCGCCGCGCTGTGGGTCGGCGGCCTGGTCGCGCTGCTGGCCCTGGGGTACCGGCGCGGGGGCCACCTGAGCCTGGCCGCGCAGCGGTTCTCCAAGCTGGCGCTGGTCTGCTGGATCGTGATGGCGCTCTCCGGCGCGGTCAACGCGCTGGTCCGGATCGGCCTCAACGACCTGTTCACCACCGACTACGGCCTGCTGGTCGTGGCCAAGACGGTCGCGCTGCTGCTGCTCGGGGTGTTCGGCCACCAGCAGCGCGAAAAGGGCGTCGCGAACCTCAAGGACGGCACAGACGGCCGGGGCGGTGCCCAGCTGCTGCGCCTGGCCTCGGTCGAGATCCTGATCATGTTCGTGACCATCGGCATCGCGTCCGGGCTGGCCAGGACGCCACCGCCGGCCGACGCGGTCACCCAGCCGTCCACCACCGAGCTGCTGATCGGCTACGACCTCGACGGCGCGCCGACGGTGTGGCGCCTGCTCTTCGACACCCGCTTCGACCTGGTGTACGGAACGCTCGCACTGGTATTGGGCGGCCTGTACCTGGCCGGCGTCCGGCGGCTGCTGCGCCGCGGCGACACCTGGCCGGTCGGCCGCACGATCGCCTGGATCGCCGGCTGCGTGGTGCTGCTGATGGCGACGTCGTCGGGCATCGGCCGGTACGCGCCCGCGATGTTCAGCGTCCACATGGGCAACCACATGCTGCTGTCGATGGTCGCGCCGGTGCTGTTCGTGCTCGGCGGCCCGGTGACGCTCGCGCTGCGGGCCCTGCCGGCCGCGGGCAAGGACGCCCCGCCCGGGCCGCGCGAGTGGCTCGTCGCCTTCGTGCACTCCCCGGTGTCGCGGTTCCTCACCCACCCGGTGGTCGCGCTGCTGCTGTTCGTCGGCTCGTTCTACGCGCTGTACTTCTCCGGCCTGTTCGACAACGCGCTGCAGTACCACTGGGCGCACCTGGCGATGAACGCGCACTTCCTGCTCGCCGGGTACGTCTTCTACTGGCCCGTGATCGGCGTCGACCCGTCGCCGCGGCGGATCCCGTACCTCGGCCGGCTCGGCATGATGTTCGCCGCGATGCCGTTCCACGCGTTCTTCGGCGTGATCCTGATGAGCAAGCAGACGGTCATCGGCCAGGCCTTCTACAGCCAGCTGCACCTGCCGTGGGTCACCGACCTGCTCGCCGACCAGCGGCTCGGCGGCGGCATCGCCTGGGCCGCCGGCGAGGTCCCGGTGCTGCTGGTGCTGATCGCGCTGCTGGTGCAGTGGTCGCGGCAGGACGAGCGCGAGGCGAAACGGCGTGACAGGCGTGAAGCGGCGACCGGCGACGAGGAGCTGAACGCCTACAACGCGATGCTCAAGAACCTCGCCGACGGCAAGCGACCCTCGGGTTCCAGTTGA
- a CDS encoding acyl-CoA thioesterase, with protein MTYVSLIRPRWTDMDVYGHINHAKMVTLLEEARIPLLFEGATKAGLDQLPKGIVVVRLEVAYKAPIVVSGQQLRVDIDLTELRAASFTLAYRVRGGPSADDPVAVTAETVLAPYDTVALRPRRLTPAESEFLKQGFADA; from the coding sequence GTGACCTACGTATCGCTGATCCGTCCGCGCTGGACGGACATGGACGTCTACGGCCACATCAACCACGCGAAGATGGTGACGCTGCTCGAAGAGGCACGTATCCCGCTGCTGTTCGAGGGGGCGACGAAGGCGGGGCTGGACCAGCTGCCGAAGGGTATCGTCGTGGTCCGGCTGGAGGTGGCGTACAAGGCGCCGATCGTGGTGTCCGGCCAGCAGCTGCGCGTCGACATTGACCTGACCGAGCTGCGCGCGGCGAGCTTCACGCTGGCCTACCGCGTCCGCGGCGGGCCGTCGGCGGACGACCCGGTGGCGGTCACGGCGGAGACGGTGCTGGCGCCGTACGACACGGTCGCGCTGCGGCCGCGTAGGCTCACCCCGGCCGAGTCGGAGTTTCTGAAGCAGGGGTTCGCGGATGCCTGA
- a CDS encoding histidine phosphatase family protein: protein MKMILLRHAESLGNVDELAYTRIPDHALPLTEKGEREARAVAPEIVRLLDGARPAVYVSPYLRTRETLRLLDIRASCERVVPEPRLREQDWGNLQDPADQEVQKARRHEFGHFFYRLPFGESGADVDDRVAAFLSDLRMRDESHPETVLIVSHGLTLRLLCRRLFGWSIELFESLSNPATCEYRVLSESDGKWTLDRPFAQWRDSPDGETQL from the coding sequence GTGAAGATGATCCTGCTGCGGCACGCCGAGTCGCTCGGCAACGTCGACGAGCTAGCCTACACGCGGATCCCCGACCACGCGCTGCCGCTGACGGAGAAGGGCGAGCGGGAGGCCCGCGCGGTGGCGCCGGAGATCGTGCGGCTGCTCGACGGCGCCCGGCCCGCGGTGTACGTCAGCCCGTACCTGCGCACCCGGGAGACGTTGCGGCTGCTGGACATCCGGGCATCGTGCGAACGGGTGGTGCCGGAACCGCGGCTGCGCGAGCAGGACTGGGGCAACCTGCAGGACCCGGCCGACCAGGAGGTCCAGAAGGCGCGGCGGCACGAGTTCGGGCACTTCTTCTACCGGCTGCCGTTCGGCGAATCGGGCGCCGATGTCGACGACCGCGTCGCGGCGTTCCTCTCGGACCTGCGGATGCGCGACGAAAGTCACCCGGAGACGGTGCTGATCGTCTCCCACGGGCTCACGCTGCGGCTGCTGTGCCGTCGTCTCTTCGGCTGGAGCATCGAGCTGTTCGAGTCCCTGTCCAACCCGGCGACCTGCGAATACCGCGTGCTGTCCGAGTCCGACGGGAAGTGGACGCTGGACCGTCCGTTCGCCCAGTGGCGGGACTCACCCGACGGGGAAACCCAGCTTTAG